In Rhodovulum sulfidophilum DSM 1374, the following are encoded in one genomic region:
- a CDS encoding aspartate aminotransferase family protein, whose protein sequence is MLKNDMLEQWDRESFFHPSTHLAQFARGEAPERVISGGQGVFIEDRDGNRLLDAFAGLYCVNVGYGRSEISEAIAEQARQLSYYHAYVGHGTEASITLAKMVMDRAPDHMSKVYFGLGGSDANETNIKLVWYYNNVRGRPAKKKIISRWRGYHGSGLMTGSLTGLAGFHNKFDLPLAPILHTEAPYYYRRPDLDMTEADFVAHCAAELEALIEREGPDTIAAFIGEPVLGTGGIVPPPAGYWEAIQPILEKHDILLIVDEVVTGFGRLGEMFGSSKYGLKPDLITIAKGLTSAYAPLSGSIVSDRMWKVLEEGTDEFGPIGHGWTYSAHPIGAAAGVANLKLIDDLGLVRNAAETGGYFVNAMKTALSEHAHVGDIRGEGMLCAVELVEDKGSRTFYDPAGKVAGAVVAEMATSGVIARAMPQGDIIGFAPPLCLSKEEADRVVDVTAKAVKAVLG, encoded by the coding sequence ATGCTGAAGAACGACATGCTGGAACAGTGGGACCGGGAGAGTTTCTTCCACCCCTCGACCCATCTGGCGCAATTCGCCCGCGGCGAGGCGCCCGAGCGGGTGATCTCGGGCGGGCAGGGCGTGTTCATCGAGGACCGCGACGGCAACCGGCTGCTGGACGCCTTTGCCGGTCTTTACTGCGTGAATGTGGGCTATGGCCGAAGCGAGATTTCCGAGGCCATCGCCGAGCAGGCGCGCCAGCTCTCCTATTACCATGCCTATGTCGGCCACGGCACCGAAGCCTCGATCACGCTTGCCAAGATGGTCATGGACCGCGCCCCCGATCACATGTCCAAGGTCTATTTCGGTCTTGGCGGTTCGGATGCGAACGAGACCAACATCAAGCTCGTGTGGTATTACAACAACGTACGCGGGCGGCCTGCGAAGAAGAAGATCATCAGCCGCTGGCGGGGCTATCACGGCTCGGGGCTGATGACGGGCTCGCTGACCGGGCTTGCGGGCTTCCACAACAAGTTCGACCTGCCGCTGGCGCCGATCCTGCATACCGAGGCGCCCTATTACTACCGCCGCCCCGATCTCGACATGACCGAGGCCGATTTCGTCGCCCATTGCGCGGCCGAGCTCGAGGCGCTGATCGAGCGTGAGGGCCCCGACACCATCGCCGCCTTCATCGGCGAGCCGGTGCTGGGGACGGGGGGCATCGTGCCGCCGCCCGCGGGCTATTGGGAGGCGATCCAGCCGATCCTCGAAAAGCACGACATCCTCCTGATCGTCGACGAGGTCGTCACCGGCTTCGGCCGTCTGGGCGAGATGTTCGGGTCGTCGAAATACGGGCTGAAACCCGATCTCATCACCATCGCCAAGGGCCTGACCTCGGCCTATGCGCCGCTGTCGGGGTCGATCGTGTCGGACCGGATGTGGAAGGTTCTGGAAGAGGGCACCGACGAATTCGGCCCCATCGGCCATGGCTGGACCTATTCGGCGCACCCCATCGGCGCGGCGGCGGGTGTCGCCAACCTCAAGCTGATCGACGATCTGGGTCTGGTGAGGAACGCGGCCGAGACCGGCGGTTATTTCGTCAATGCGATGAAGACCGCGCTGAGCGAGCATGCCCATGTCGGCGACATCCGCGGCGAGGGGATGCTCTGCGCGGTCGAGCTGGTCGAAGACAAGGGCTCGCGGACCTTCTACGATCCGGCGGGCAAGGTCGCGGGCGCGGTCGTGGCCGAGATGGCGACATCGGGCGTGATCGCCCGGGCCATGCCGCAGGGCGACATCATCGGTTTCGCCCCGCCGCTCTGCCTCTCGAAGGAAGAGGCCGACCGCGTGGTCGACGTGACAGCGAAGGCCGTCAAGGCGGTTCTGGGCTGA
- a CDS encoding YrbL family protein has product MNKTALTAASEDIIPLDPKDSIAEGGERWVFRHPDYSHILIKMLKRRKTEMFNRWWTFGHLSQRFLPASRYRSTAKQYDEYRRLVMENLFDPGFELPVAHLYGFVKTSLGYGCLTERITDETGRTAPNLQQRIEAGTFTEADRKGLNRFVARLYDISICAADMGPANFVHGYRGASRPGSNRVPQWVLVDGFGDRYAITARTYSRRIRLRGMDSRFRKGKKVRGLRWCPEARQFEFADDYRPAT; this is encoded by the coding sequence ATGAACAAGACCGCGCTGACCGCCGCTTCCGAGGACATTATTCCACTCGACCCGAAGGACAGCATCGCCGAAGGCGGCGAACGCTGGGTTTTCCGGCATCCGGATTATTCGCATATCCTGATCAAGATGCTGAAGCGGCGCAAAACCGAGATGTTCAACCGTTGGTGGACCTTCGGGCACCTGTCGCAGAGGTTTCTGCCCGCCTCACGTTACCGATCGACTGCCAAGCAATATGACGAATACCGCCGTCTGGTGATGGAGAACCTCTTCGACCCGGGCTTCGAGCTGCCGGTCGCGCATCTTTACGGCTTTGTTAAGACCAGTCTCGGCTATGGCTGTCTGACCGAGCGGATCACCGACGAGACCGGGCGCACCGCGCCCAACCTGCAGCAGCGGATAGAGGCCGGAACATTCACAGAGGCCGACCGTAAAGGCCTGAACCGCTTTGTCGCGCGGCTTTACGACATCAGCATCTGCGCCGCCGATATGGGACCTGCGAATTTCGTCCATGGATATCGTGGCGCCAGCCGTCCCGGCAGCAATCGCGTACCGCAATGGGTCTTGGTCGACGGGTTCGGCGACCGCTATGCCATCACCGCACGCACCTATTCGCGCCGGATCCGTCTACGCGGAATGGACAGCCGGTTCCGCAAGGGCAAGAAGGTCCGGGGCCTGCGCTGGTGCCCCGAAGCGCGCCAGTTCGAATTCGCGGACGACTACCGCCCTGCGACCTGA
- the moaA gene encoding GTP 3',8-cyclase MoaA produces the protein MQQTPLVDPFARAITYLRVSVTDRCDFRCVYCMAENMTFLPKRELLTLEELDRLCSTFIGLGVKKLRITGGEPLVRRDILTFFGAMGRHLESGALDELTVTTNGSQLEKHAAALYAAGVRRVNLSLDTLNEEKFACVTRWGRLAQVMRGIDAAQAAGLRIKINTVALKGFNEDELFDLVDWCASRDMDLTFIEVMPMGDLGNDYRVGQYWSVGEVRAQLEERFTTVDLAERTGGPARYVRLAETGQKIGFITPLSHNFCESCNRVRLTCTGELYMCLGQEDRADLRAPLREHPDSNAPLIGAIRAAIAAKPEGHDFDYSRQRADGQVSRHMSHTGG, from the coding sequence ATGCAGCAGACGCCCCTTGTCGATCCCTTCGCCCGCGCGATCACCTATCTCAGGGTCTCGGTCACCGACCGATGCGACTTCCGCTGCGTCTATTGCATGGCCGAGAACATGACCTTCCTGCCCAAGCGCGAGCTGCTGACGCTGGAAGAACTCGACCGGCTCTGTTCGACCTTCATCGGGCTCGGGGTGAAGAAGCTTCGGATCACCGGCGGCGAGCCCCTGGTCCGGCGCGATATCCTCACCTTCTTCGGCGCCATGGGGCGCCATCTCGAGAGCGGCGCGCTCGACGAGTTGACCGTGACCACCAATGGCTCGCAGCTGGAAAAGCACGCCGCCGCGCTGTATGCGGCCGGGGTGCGCCGGGTGAATCTCAGCCTCGACACGCTGAACGAGGAGAAATTCGCCTGCGTCACCCGCTGGGGCCGGCTTGCGCAGGTGATGCGCGGGATCGACGCGGCGCAGGCGGCCGGGCTTCGGATCAAGATCAACACCGTCGCGCTGAAGGGGTTCAACGAGGACGAGCTGTTCGATCTGGTCGACTGGTGCGCGTCCCGCGACATGGACCTGACCTTCATCGAGGTCATGCCGATGGGCGATCTCGGCAATGATTACCGGGTCGGCCAGTACTGGTCGGTGGGCGAGGTGCGGGCGCAGCTCGAGGAACGGTTCACCACCGTCGATCTGGCCGAGCGCACCGGCGGCCCCGCGCGCTATGTGCGACTGGCCGAGACCGGGCAGAAGATCGGCTTCATCACGCCGCTGTCGCATAATTTCTGCGAAAGCTGCAACCGGGTCCGGCTGACCTGCACGGGCGAGCTTTACATGTGCCTGGGGCAGGAGGACCGCGCCGATCTGCGCGCGCCGCTGCGCGAGCATCCCGACAGCAACGCGCCGCTGATCGGGGCGATCCGCGCCGCCATCGCGGCCAAGCCCGAGGGCCATGACTTCGACTATTCGCGCCAGCGCGCCGACGGTCAGGTCAGCCGCCACATGAGCCATACCGGCGGCTGA
- a CDS encoding nucleotidyltransferase family protein: MKTDILILVPAAGASSRMHGRDKLLECVGGEALLRRQVRAAGASGAQVLVLVTLPRHAAGPRGEQLDALPRLKVAYVDPAEGMAASLRAGAAAARAAGARGLMVLLPDMPDIETGDVVRMIEAFAKAPDRCLRATTEDGRPGHPVLFPARLFPGLEAVAGDTGGRDMLAAETVCPVVLPGERAVTDLDTPEAWAAWRAQTGH, encoded by the coding sequence GTGAAGACCGACATCCTGATCCTGGTTCCCGCCGCGGGAGCCTCGTCTCGCATGCATGGGCGCGACAAGCTTCTTGAATGCGTCGGGGGCGAGGCGCTCCTGCGCCGTCAGGTGCGGGCCGCGGGGGCAAGCGGAGCGCAGGTGCTGGTGCTGGTGACCTTGCCGCGCCATGCGGCCGGGCCGAGGGGCGAACAGCTCGACGCCCTGCCGCGCCTCAAGGTCGCCTATGTCGATCCGGCCGAGGGGATGGCCGCCTCGCTTCGCGCCGGCGCGGCGGCGGCCAGGGCGGCGGGGGCGCGCGGGCTGATGGTGTTGCTGCCGGACATGCCCGACATCGAGACCGGCGATGTCGTCCGGATGATCGAGGCTTTTGCCAAAGCGCCCGATCGGTGCCTGCGCGCGACCACCGAGGATGGCCGCCCCGGGCATCCGGTCCTGTTTCCGGCGCGTCTGTTTCCGGGGCTCGAAGCGGTTGCGGGCGACACTGGTGGGCGCGATATGCTGGCCGCCGAGACCGTCTGTCCGGTCGTCCTTCCGGGCGAGCGCGCCGTGACCGATCTCGACACGCCCGAAGCCTGGGCGGCCTGGCGCGCGCAAACCGGCCACTAG
- a CDS encoding branched-chain amino acid ABC transporter permease, which translates to MTKRDIGLFVLVAVLLVGTGLLQSWNAALYILNYGLISAVMALGVNMQWGYAGLFNIGVMGFTALGGLAVVLVAMAPVGAAWSAGGSHVLLALAVGLGVILGAIQIWRRVGRGALRGLAMVVWLVAGFFIYRAIFDPAVSAIEAIDPAATGYLGGLGLPVLLAWPVGALFAAGAAWVIGKTALGLRADYLAIATLGIAEIIIAVLKNEDWLSRGVKNVNGIPRPVPYEVDLQASAAFVEKAQALGLDPTTASTIFVKLLYAGLFAVVLIALLWLSEKALKSPWGRMMRAIRDNETAAAAMGKDVTRRHLQVFVLGSAICGLAGAMMITYDSQLTPGSFQPLRFTFLIWVMVIVGGSGNNWGAVLGGFLIWFLWVQVEPLGAWFMGAITSGMADGSALKTHLLDSVAHMRLLTMGVVLLVVLRFSPRGLIPER; encoded by the coding sequence ATATCGGGCTTTTCGTATTGGTGGCAGTCCTGCTCGTCGGAACCGGCCTGCTGCAAAGCTGGAACGCGGCTCTATACATCCTGAATTACGGCCTGATCTCGGCGGTCATGGCGCTGGGTGTGAACATGCAATGGGGCTATGCCGGGCTCTTCAATATCGGCGTCATGGGCTTCACGGCACTGGGCGGGCTGGCGGTGGTGCTTGTCGCCATGGCACCGGTCGGCGCGGCCTGGTCGGCCGGGGGCAGCCATGTCCTGCTGGCGCTGGCGGTCGGGCTCGGGGTGATCCTCGGTGCGATCCAGATCTGGCGCCGGGTCGGCCGCGGCGCGCTTCGCGGGCTGGCGATGGTGGTCTGGCTGGTCGCCGGGTTCTTCATCTACCGCGCGATCTTCGATCCCGCCGTCTCGGCAATCGAGGCCATCGACCCGGCCGCCACCGGCTATCTCGGGGGGCTCGGATTGCCGGTGCTCTTGGCCTGGCCGGTCGGGGCGCTGTTTGCGGCGGGAGCTGCCTGGGTGATCGGAAAGACCGCGCTGGGGCTGCGGGCCGACTATCTGGCCATCGCCACGCTCGGCATCGCCGAGATCATCATCGCGGTTCTGAAGAACGAGGACTGGCTGAGCCGGGGCGTCAAGAACGTGAACGGAATTCCCCGCCCGGTACCCTATGAAGTCGACCTTCAGGCCAGTGCCGCCTTCGTCGAGAAGGCCCAGGCGCTTGGCCTCGATCCGACCACCGCCTCGACCATCTTCGTCAAGCTGCTTTATGCCGGGCTTTTCGCGGTCGTCCTGATCGCCCTGCTCTGGCTGAGCGAGAAGGCGCTGAAATCGCCCTGGGGCCGGATGATGCGGGCGATCCGCGACAACGAGACCGCCGCCGCCGCCATGGGCAAGGATGTCACCCGCCGGCATCTGCAGGTCTTCGTGCTCGGCTCGGCGATCTGCGGGCTCGCGGGGGCAATGATGATCACCTATGACAGCCAGCTCACCCCGGGCTCGTTCCAGCCGCTGCGCTTCACCTTCCTGATCTGGGTGATGGTGATCGTCGGCGGCTCGGGCAACAACTGGGGCGCGGTGCTGGGCGGCTTCCTGATCTGGTTCCTCTGGGTCCAGGTCGAACCCCTGGGCGCCTGGTTCATGGGGGCGATCACCTCGGGCATGGCCGATGGCTCGGCGCTGAAGACCCATCTGCTGGACAGCGTGGCGCATATGCGTCTGCTGACCATGGGCGTGGTGCTGCTGGTGGTTCTGCGGTTCAGCCCGCGCGGTCTGATCCCGGAACGCTAG